The following nucleotide sequence is from Roseivirga sp. BDSF3-8.
AGCTGGTGGCGCGGGCTATTCATCAGCGCTCGCACCGTAAGGACAATGCCTTTATCAGTGTGGACATGGGGGCGATCACGGAAACGCTGTTTGAATCTGAGCTATTCGGCCATAAAAAAGGGGCTTTTACTGATGCAAAGGAGGACCGGGCGGGACGCTTTGAGGTGGCTCACGGTGGCACTCTATTCCTGGATGAGATCGGCAACCTCAACCTTCCTCTGCAAAGTAAGTTATTAACAGCCCTGCAGCAGCGCCAGGTGACGCGCATAGGTAGTAATAAACCGAAATCGATCGATATAAGGCTGGTATGTGCTACGAATATGCCGGTCTATGATATGGTGAAGGACAATAGCTTCCGGCAGGACTTGCTATACCGTATTAATACGGTGGAGATCCCGCTCCCCAGCCTGCGGGAGCGTACGGAGGATATTCCGCTGCTGGCGGATCACTTTCTGAAGGTATATGGTAAAAAATACCGTAAGCCTGAAAAGTCAATTTCGGGGGCGACGATGAAAAAGCTCCAGAAATACCCGTGGCCAGGTAATATACGTGAGCTGCAGCATGCCATAGAGCGGGCGATCATTATGAGTGAGGGGGATGTGCTGTCACCGGAAGACTTCTTCTTCCTTTCGCACAAGGAGGACTCATTGGAGCAGCAGTCGGACAACTTCAACCTGGACGAGGTAGAGAAAAACACGATTCTGAGGGCTATTAATAAGCACTCGGGCAATATATCCAAAGCGGCCAAGGAACTGGGACTGACCCGCGCTTCGCTGTATCGCAGACTGGAAAAACATGGGCTTTAATAATTTCCGCGTAAACCTGATACTGAAGGTTATTCTCATAGCGATCACCATCTTCGTATTTACGACGCTGGTGTTTCGGGATGAGTTTATCCTGACTATCCTGGCTGTACTGGCACTGGTGGTGATTCAGGTGATCTCGCTGATTAACTTTCTGGATAAAAAGAATAAGGATATTGCGACGTTTCTGGGTAGCATACGGTATGATGATATAGATCATCGCTACCCGGTAACGGACCAGGGCACTTACCTGGATATATTAAACAGGGAGTTTAATAAGGTACTGGAGAACTTCCAGAAGATCCGGCAGGAAAAGGAGGCGGAGTACCAGTACATGAAGACGATCGTGCAGCATGTGGGTATAGGCCTTGTTACGTTTAACCGGGCGGGTGAGGTGCAGATCATAAATGCGGCGGCAAAGAAACTGCTGAATGTGACGTATCTGGCAAATATTGAGAGCCTGCGTACACAAAGTGCGCCGCTGGTGGAGATGTTTACGGAACTGAAGACGGGGGGGCGTGCTCTGGTAAAACTGGAGCGTGGCGGTGAGATGATACAGCTTTCTATATATGCTATAGAGCTGTGGCTGAAGGGGGAGCCTTTTAAGCTGATATCTCTGCAGAACATACAAAGTGAGCTTGAGGAAAAGGAGATGGAGGCGTGGCAAAACCTGGTACGTGTGCTTACGCATGAGATCATGAACTCTGTGACGCCTATCAGCTCACTGGCGGCTACGGTAGACGATGAGCTGATGCAATATATCCGGGACTGTGACGATGTGACATGCTCTATACCGGTGGGTGATATGGAGGATGTGCATATGGCTATACAAACGATACAGCGCCGCAGCGAGGGGCTTATACGTTTTGTAAGTGACTTCCGTAATCTGACGCGTATACCAGTACCGAAGGTGGAAAAGGTGCCGGTAAGGGAGATGTTTGATCACCTTCTGATGCTACTGAGACAGGACATTACTAATTCGCATACACATATAGAGGTAGATATTACCCCGGCGGACATGGTGGTAATGGTGGACAGGGAGCTGATCCAGCAGGTACTGATCAACCTGGTAAAAAATGCGCTGGAGGCTTTGTCGGAGTCGGAGCAGGAGGAGCCCCGGATAAATCTGCT
It contains:
- a CDS encoding sigma-54-dependent transcriptional regulator, with protein sequence MAEKELGKILIIDDDEDVLLAAKFLLKKHAHDVTIEKNPKKIPFLLNNHQFDVILLDMNYSKDTTSGKEGFFWLKEILERDPKAVVIMITAFGDVEMAVKALKEGATDFVLKPWQNEKLLATISTAIKLRQSYDEVNQLKETNRSLEETINQPFKDIIGESAAIKRIFNIINKVAETDANVLILGENGTGKELVARAIHQRSHRKDNAFISVDMGAITETLFESELFGHKKGAFTDAKEDRAGRFEVAHGGTLFLDEIGNLNLPLQSKLLTALQQRQVTRIGSNKPKSIDIRLVCATNMPVYDMVKDNSFRQDLLYRINTVEIPLPSLRERTEDIPLLADHFLKVYGKKYRKPEKSISGATMKKLQKYPWPGNIRELQHAIERAIIMSEGDVLSPEDFFFLSHKEDSLEQQSDNFNLDEVEKNTILRAINKHSGNISKAAKELGLTRASLYRRLEKHGL
- a CDS encoding PAS domain-containing sensor histidine kinase, producing MGFNNFRVNLILKVILIAITIFVFTTLVFRDEFILTILAVLALVVIQVISLINFLDKKNKDIATFLGSIRYDDIDHRYPVTDQGTYLDILNREFNKVLENFQKIRQEKEAEYQYMKTIVQHVGIGLVTFNRAGEVQIINAAAKKLLNVTYLANIESLRTQSAPLVEMFTELKTGGRALVKLERGGEMIQLSIYAIELWLKGEPFKLISLQNIQSELEEKEMEAWQNLVRVLTHEIMNSVTPISSLAATVDDELMQYIRDCDDVTCSIPVGDMEDVHMAIQTIQRRSEGLIRFVSDFRNLTRIPVPKVEKVPVREMFDHLLMLLRQDITNSHTHIEVDITPADMVVMVDRELIQQVLINLVKNALEALSESEQEEPRINLLAYYDEKGTAILKVRDNGPGIDEEALNKIFIPFFTTKKSGSGIGLSLSRQIMRQHKASISARSRMDEGTEFLMKF